One segment of Streptomyces sp. YIM 121038 DNA contains the following:
- a CDS encoding TetR/AcrR family transcriptional regulator → MAKAEPEAGTKTPRERYRAQVRAEVKEHAWEQIATAGATALSLNAIAKQMGMSGPALYRYFASRDELITELVRDAYRSLADTVRAAAADGADLAGLAHALRGWALADPQRYFLVYGTPVPGYHAPEDITGIASEIMATLLDAGAALAPDGSATPFRAHLEDHRAWAGDHPAPPAVLHRALSFWSRLHGVLSLELAGHFTGMGFDPALFFAAELDSLLPKGT, encoded by the coding sequence ATGGCGAAGGCAGAGCCGGAAGCAGGGACGAAGACTCCCAGGGAGCGCTACCGCGCCCAGGTGCGCGCGGAGGTCAAGGAGCACGCCTGGGAGCAGATCGCCACGGCGGGGGCCACCGCGCTCTCCCTCAACGCGATCGCCAAGCAGATGGGCATGAGCGGACCCGCGCTGTACCGCTACTTCGCCAGCCGCGACGAGCTCATCACGGAGCTGGTCCGGGACGCGTACCGCAGCCTCGCCGACACCGTCCGCGCGGCCGCCGCCGACGGTGCCGACCTCGCCGGACTCGCCCACGCCCTGCGCGGGTGGGCCCTGGCGGATCCCCAGCGGTACTTCCTCGTCTACGGCACGCCCGTGCCCGGCTACCACGCGCCGGAGGACATCACCGGCATCGCCTCCGAGATCATGGCGACCCTGCTCGACGCCGGCGCGGCCCTCGCCCCGGACGGCTCCGCGACGCCGTTCCGCGCGCACCTGGAGGACCACCGGGCCTGGGCCGGGGACCACCCCGCCCCGCCCGCGGTCCTGCACCGCGCCCTGTCCTTCTGGTCCCGGCTGCACGGCGTCCTGTCGCTCGAACTCGCCGGGCACTTCACCGGCATGGGCTTCGACCCGGCCCTGTTCTTCGCGGCCGAGCTGGACAGCCTGCTGCCGAAGGGGACGTGA